The Toxoplasma gondii ME49 chromosome XI, whole genome shotgun sequence region TATTAAAGACGGGAATCAGTCGCACAGGGAGCAGGCTACGTGGTACAGCTGATCGAGGTCTCGTGAAGGTTCTAATATCCCACCTCGGTTTACCAAACGACTGCTTGTACGAGACGACTCGTTGCCTGCAAATAATTTTAGCGGCCTTCTAGAACAGATGACAACTCATGACGTTTCGCGTAGAGGGCAGCAAAGTTATCCGCAAGGAGAACAGTGATGATGTGCGGGGTCCCGTGCGGAATGGTGTGTTGATGGTCCTTATATGGAGATGTGTTGTATACAGTTGAGTCTTTTCGTCCTTACCACATGTGTCCCGCAGCAAGGCGCAAATGCCTGTTGTTATCGGGATTCTGTCGTCCGCAGACGGAACTTGCAATATGTAACTTTATCCTGGATGATTGCATATTGGCGACTAAACGTCAGTGAAGCCTAGAGTCTTTGTATAACTGAAGTTATGGGGATTTAACTGCTGTTGGGATTCCTCGATTAGTTCCACATCTGCTTTGTATAACTGCTGCCTTTCCCAATTGCCTTCTATTTTAAAGATGTGTTGGGGGATACTCTGAATCTGCTCCACATGAATACACGTATTGCCGCCAATATCAACGTTGGACCGAGCTGATGTCGCAGGGACTGATATATCTGACTTTCCCGCAGCACCGAATTTTGCCGCAAAGTTCACTACAAATTTAGGTAGAAATGAAAGAGTTTGTAACTCGTGGATGTCTGGTTAGTACTCCGGGCAAATCAGTTTTCCCGGGGAGACAAACGAGAACTGGCTTCTGGCCCAGACATTATGAGGGTCGGACGACCAGACCGACCCTGTAGGGCAAAAGCGCCGCGTAGACACGGCATAGTTTTTCTACAGCTCAAGTATTTTTAGCAAGTTGAATGGATacaggaaagacgaaggGTTGCTCCAAAGACGACCACAGTATCCCTTCAATCTTATGTAAAGGTGGCAGAGTAGAACATGGGTTCATGCTAACAGGGATTTCACCCTATTTTGAATCAGTTGACCCGGGCGGTGCGTCTGAGATAGAACGGGGGAGTAACTCCGGCctctcatttctctctccacgaaAAACATACCAGGACGTACAACTAGATCATCACCAAGTCCTTTACCGTTAATATGGTGAGATAGACACCAATATTCCATACAGCCTAACATTATGGAGGAGACTACCAAAGTGAGTACCACGATGTTTGTACAGCTTATAGACAAAAGTTGGTTTTTCAAATGTACGTTCGATACCACAATCTCGTCGGCAAACGGGCCGGATCACCGGTGAGTGTGCTGCCGGCGCATGCGCACAACCCGCTGCATCGCTCGCTATTGAGTTTCGTGGCTGTGTGTGCGTTGAACAACGTGTGCAGCGTGTAAGTTGACCAGACTCGTGTTGCCTTTTGCTTCCGCCGTACCTGTCGAACAGTACCCACGCGTGGTGACCCCAACACCATTTTTGTAGGCAAAGTGCTCTTCAAAAAACCCGTTAACTCCACTTTCGCGTCCCGAAACCCTTCCCTGAAACGTCCGATTGTCTTGGCTGCTCAGACGTCCCGCTGTTGTCACCGTGTCACCAGAAGACACCTTGTGAAATGTTTCGATGTTTTCTAAAGGCGCCCACTCGCCTCTGCCACGGAATCTGAgtcctctgtttttcaacCATGTATAGCGGTACGGGTTTCTCGCCGAGTGTCAGCCCATTCCGAGCGCCTCCTTCCGCACCTCTTAACTTCCCGTGCCATGTCTCGCGCTTGCCGTGTTCAGACATCACCAAGATTGCCAGCTTCACTTTGGACAAGCTCCTCGAAGCCCACGGCGGCGACAAAGCGGCTCTGTACTCTGTTTcggcttctcccttctcttccaaTTGTCCCGAACGAAACACGAACCCTGAATGCTTCTGCTGGTCCCAGGCATGTCCGCACCGCGCCGCTGCGGCCGCCAGCACTCATCCCCTTCCTCTGCATCCTGAGCTGCCCTTTGACGCTTCGCCTTTTCGAGACAAAAGTTCACTGGGCGCAGGAACCGCGCTGCACACGGCAGCGGCCGGCGCGTCAGTTCCTCACTTtgccaggtgtacatacaccccacTCGTGACGTGCCAAAGCGGCGCGGCAGCTGCGTGCGCTCCGCGCAGCGCCGTCGTTGAGTCACTTTTTCCGCTTCCGCAACGGGAACTATGTCCCGGTAACAAGTCGAGCCGCCAAACCTCGAGTTTGACGACCTTCTCCGGATTGTGTGATGCTGAACATCCAGCCGACTGCGCAGGTCTCGGCGCGGCAGCTCCGCAGCGAGTCCCGGGAAACTGGAGCGCTCCAAACTGTGGAGCTGGGCGCCGGAATGGAAGAAATTTCCACACTGGAAACTTGTCCCACGACCCGTGTGGCGAAGCGGCGCCTCTGCACGTTGtgggagagcgacgaggcgcGTGTGCAGGCGATGCATCCGCCGACCAGGACTCAGAGGACCCTTTGTCCTTGCATTTCTCCTCCCAGACACATTCCGGCGCGCGGCACTTGACACTCAGTGAAGAAAGAGGCCCTGTGGGAACGAGAGCGAAAAGCCACGGACACTCCCGGTTTCTCGTCGCGGTCGGCGGGATCCCCGGGAGCGGGAAATCCACTTTTGGTGGACGACTGGCGGCTGAGATCAAACGACTGTGGTCAGAACGGAGAAAGCAgtgggaagaagagcggcgatGCGCCGCACTCGCGTCACCTGTAAAGCCTGTCTTTTCCGCGGAGAGCGCGACGGAGCAGGAGGAACAGAACTGCTTCTCAAGTCCTTGCCAAGAAGTAGAGGGGGACGGCGCCCGCACAGCTGAAGCTTCCGCCTCCGAGACGGGAGGCCGCGATACATCCGTGAAACCGTGTGACTGTGCAGAAATTCTCGACGGAGCCCGTGAAAAAGCCAAGCAGGAAAAAGACATTTGCGTCGCCATTGGCATGGACGGTTTCCACCTCACAAGGGAACAGCTGTCACAGTAAGTTgctgcatttctctctctggtttCTAGTGGTACATGGCCTCTCTACCGTTGTCCTGCCGTTCAGGTGAAGCAGACGTCACGAAGTGGCAGGACAACGTTTCCGTACTCATATAAACATACACATAGGTATAAACGTATCGGGCACACTGGGGAAGCTAGATGTCAAAGTGAAATTTGGCTTTCCACGttttccgtttctgtttAGAGGTGTCGACAGAAGGGACAATTTCACGCTTCctccgcgttttcttttcttctctatCCGCTCGGTTCGTGCATTTCTCTTTCTACCAGGGCTACGTATCCGTGTGGTGGAAAACTTGGCCTCGCCCCCGTTGATTTGTCTCTGTTGACGCCTTTTCTCCCCAGTCCTCACTTTTCCCCGTTCCGCCCCGACCTCTTTGACCCGCTCACCGTCGTTCCCGGATTTCTAACCTGTATGGTTTACGGTGTACTCCGCTTCACTTCCACCTTTTTCTCAACCGCTGGCATGCGTCGCTGCTTTCcgctttttctgtcgtgACTCGATGCCTCCCAGGTTCCCCGACCCTGCAGAAGCTTTTCGCCGGAGAGGCGCCGCCTGGACCTTCGACATGCCTGCTTTTTGGTACAAAACAAGTGACATTCTTCACCGTACAAAGCTGACATCAAGAAAGCACAGATCAAAGCTAGTTTGTGTGTTGTAATCGTCACACTGGAGTTGATGCTGTGTCGCTTCGTCGAGTCCAGAGGCCTGGCATTCCACGGCGTCCTGCCTCGAAAGAACGAAACTCGCAACATGCGCTTCCCCCGAATGCGTTGGGGGGTTCGGATGCATGTGACGTGCTGTAAAAGACGCGCATTTCCTTTGTTTTCAAAAAACCTTCCATAAATCGCAAAGAACCCCTCGTACACCACGACCTGTCGCCGACAGTTTTCTTCAGCTCTGAGTGTACTTCGATGACTCTCACTTCTAGGGGATACTGCGCAACCACTTAATGTCGAGAGAAAGTTATGCGACTTCGTTTACCTGCGTAGCTCTGTACTCTCTGTACATCTCGGTTCGCTCATCTGTATGTATCTACATCTACTCATCTATCTATCCATATCTACTCACCTTACTGTCTATCTATATGTCTAACCGTCATTCTATctatctctgtttctgtctatctatctgtttACCTGTCTACCCATCATAGttcctcggtctctctctctctctctctctctatatatatatatatatatatgtaaatgcatGCGATCTTAATTCGTATATATTTTACGCGCGCACTTCAGGACCAGTGTGTTTGTAGGTAGCCCCATGTCAGTGTGCTGCTTGAAAATCTGTATCTACCTTCATATGTATTCAAAACATCTCCCCTATCTCACTGTCTGCACCCACATGCGCACACGCTGCCTACACGAATCAGGTGTattgtctctccctccaaAGACAGTTCATGGAAAACCTAAAATTCGTGTACTTGATTGACGTGTAGAGCCACCAGTGTGCAGTCGTTCAGATATAGTCATCTATGGCGCATCAATCGGCGGCTCCACGAGCCCCTCCGCGTGTCTACATCACTTCGTTCATGCATGCCTTTGTCTGTATCCGTGGTTGTTGTAACATCTCCTGGGCCGTGATAAAATcacagagaaaggacagcTTGTCCGTTTTCTGCTGTCAGGCGAACGCTCCATGATGTGAAATACTCCCCTGATCGGAGCATCTCGCTTCCCACGTTTGACCACTCGACGAAGGtgagtttcttctcgtctgcgtgTCTCGTGTGTTCCATTTCCTTCCGTTCGGTGCACCTTGCACGCTCTGTGGAAGTCAATTTCACATGTCATTTGCAGGCTGAGAGACGGAACCGCTTCTCACCAGTGTACTCGTCGGGTTGTTAGCACGCGCATGCcggttcctctctttcgagCAAGGTTCGCTCCAGAGCGATAGTTTCTTCTGGATGTCACACATGACGCTTGCGTAGTTCGATTGCTGCTACGTACACTGTTTAAGTGGAGGATGAAGTCTCTAGCATACCTTTATTGACAACCGTGTAAAGCCGCAGAGGACGTagttgtctgtatctcatgCGTGGAGTCACATTCGAAATCCTACGTATCCTGGATCTGTTCAGTTTTTTTTGTgttcttgcttctcctttttctctgtccagGACCCCGTGCCCGACGGCATAATCATCTCGCCAGAGACCAAAATCGTCATTGTCGAGGGTCTTTACTTGTGCTTGTCGGAGAAcgagcaagagaaagaagaaacagtggCGTCGTTAGAGACACCGAAGCGCTGCTGGTTCAACCAAGATGACAATCTCTTCGATGTGCAGCTCTTTCTTCACACTCCTTTGTAAGCGGAaactgcttcttcttctctgcatacTCAGTTCTACGGGGGAAATGCTCTTGCGTCTCTCCACACTCCGCTGAGCCTCCATCCGTGAAGGAAATGCGTCTCTGTGGAACCGATGGTCATCTCTCTAGTACGTCGAAGGGAGCGAGTCAGTTGTCGAAAGTCGACCCCTTTTCGTGGAAATCAGACACTTCGACAGACGAGCGGTGCTGCGTGGGGAGAACGCCTCTGCGTGTTTCGTTTTCGAGTCGTTGCTGTTAAAGGTCTTCGAGTGCAAATGTTCTGACGtttgcagagaggaagcgggcAATCGCGTGGTAAAGAGACATCTCGCGTCGGGAATCTGCGAcaccgagacagaggcagtggagaggtgcgaaagaaaagaaaaactgaaaaaaacgaggaaggaaaaagcagggagaagagaacacagCGTGCAACTAGATTTGGACAGCAGGCATTTGCACCGACAGTGCGACCTCCGTTTTAAAAGAAATTCCTTTTCCTAGACTCCGATTCCGTTTACAGAGAACAGTGCATCCAGTTGTGCAAGATGTGAAACTCGAGAGGCGATGCTCGCAGGAAAGAAAGATAAACATGGCGGagggaggaaacacagagccAACATGAAAACGGAGAAATGCGACTCGTGGGAACGATGTGCACACCTCCCTCTTTTCTGGCGTACCGACGACAGAAGTCTAGGCCAAGAAAAAACGCCTCTCACCGTTTCGCCTTGTGCGCCAACTCACTTTTTGTTCTGACTCGGCTCGAGTTCGACTCTTTGCTTTTCATGAAGGAACCTTATTTTGCCATCTTGTGGAACTCTTGCATGCGCAAAGGCA contains the following coding sequences:
- a CDS encoding uridine kinase (encoded by transcript TGME49_316700) codes for the protein MYSGTGFSPSVSPFRAPPSAPLNFPCHVSRLPCSDITKIASFTLDKLLEAHGGDKAALYSVSASPFSSNCPERNTNPECFCWSQACPHRAAAAASTHPLPLHPELPFDASPFRDKSSLGAGTALHTAAAGASVPHFARCTYTPLVTCQSGAAAACAPRSAVVESLFPLPQRELCPGNKSSRQTSSLTTFSGLCDAEHPADCAGLGAAAPQRVPGNWSAPNCGAGRRNGRNFHTGNLSHDPCGEAAPLHVVGERRGACAGDASADQDSEDPLSLHFSSQTHSGARHLTLSEERGPVGTRAKSHGHSRFLVAVGGIPGSGKSTFGGRLAAEIKRLWSERRKQWEEERRCAALASPVKPVFSAESATEQEEQNCFSSPCQEVEGDGARTAEASASETGGRDTSVKPCDCAEILDGAREKAKQEKDICVAIGMDGFHLTREQLSQFPDPAEAFRRRGAAWTFDMPAFWRTLHDVKYSPDRSISLPTFDHSTKDPVPDGIIISPETKIVIVEGLYLCLSENEQEKEETVASLETPKRCWFNQDDNLFDVQLFLHTPLEEAGNRVVKRHLASGICDTETEAVERWNDNDAVNAAFILSHVDTAHLNAAITQD